The following coding sequences lie in one Candidatus Marinarcus aquaticus genomic window:
- the uvrA gene encoding excinuclease ABC subunit UvrA produces MTDSIKIFKAKENNLKNINLEIPKNKLIVFTGLSGSGKSTLAFDTLYAEGQRRYIESLSAYARQFLDKVGKPDVERIEGLTPAIAIDQKTTSKNPRSTVGTITEVYDYLRLLYARVGKQHCHKCGQPISHMSSSDVIEQVMSLPENAKLVILAPLVNRKKGTFADMLESLRNKGYVRAMIDGVMVRLDEEIELAKTQMHTIKVVIDRVVIKEENHQRIAQDVEKGLKESFGELEVEVMNHEEVGCEKHIHYSEHMACFDCKISFEPLEPLSFSFNSPKGACPSCDGLGIRYALDMKKIINEELSIEDGAVRIIYGFNKGYYFKMMKAFCEAANIDTNVKFGDLKEHEKKAILHGGVEEAKFSWKRHNLSRKWEGIVKIAYDMIKEEKDLAEYMTEKTCSDCGGNRLKPSSQAVKVAQKTLPEIISLPIEDSHAFFQNEKNFAYLSEQNQMISAPILKEIKERIFFLHDVGLGYITLGRDARTISGGEAQRIRVASQIGSGLTGVMYVLDEPSIGLHERDTNKLIKTLKALQEKGNTVIVVEHDKETIEAADFIVDIGPEAGKFGGEIVFAGTLAKMHKAKTLTAQYMTGKKKIDYYYERPQEEFIEIQDVNINNIKNLNVQIPLKNLVAITGVSGSGKSSLILQTLLPVAKELLNHAKKVKKVDGVSIEGLEKLDKVIYLDQSPIGRTPRSNPATYTGLMDEIRTLFTKTKEAQLRGYAIGRFSFNVKGGRCEKCQGEGEIKIEMHFLPDIMVKCDDCHGQRYNAQTLEILYKGKSIADVLAMSVSEALEFFAKVPKIKAKLQTLNDVGLGYITLGQNAVTLSGGEAQRIKLSKELSKKDTGNTLYVLDEPTTGLHFADVDRLTKVLHHLVDLGNSVLVIEHNMDIIKNADWIIDMGPEGGSKGGLLVDEGTPAQLAANHKKSGSYTGYYLEKEIKELKR; encoded by the coding sequence ATGACAGATTCAATTAAAATATTTAAAGCAAAAGAGAACAATTTAAAAAATATCAATTTAGAGATCCCAAAAAACAAACTGATTGTTTTTACGGGATTATCAGGTTCTGGAAAGTCGACACTGGCATTTGACACACTTTATGCCGAGGGACAAAGACGTTACATCGAATCACTTTCAGCGTATGCTCGACAATTCTTAGACAAAGTTGGAAAACCCGATGTTGAACGTATTGAAGGATTAACGCCTGCTATTGCAATTGATCAAAAAACCACCTCAAAAAACCCACGTTCTACTGTGGGGACCATTACTGAAGTGTATGACTACTTACGTCTGCTTTATGCACGAGTAGGAAAACAACACTGCCATAAATGTGGTCAACCTATTTCTCACATGAGTTCAAGTGATGTCATTGAACAAGTCATGAGTCTACCAGAAAATGCAAAACTGGTTATTTTAGCACCGCTTGTCAATCGAAAAAAGGGAACCTTTGCTGATATGCTTGAAAGTCTACGTAACAAAGGGTATGTTCGAGCGATGATTGATGGAGTGATGGTTCGACTCGATGAAGAGATTGAATTAGCTAAAACACAAATGCATACCATTAAAGTGGTCATTGACCGTGTGGTAATTAAAGAAGAAAATCATCAAAGAATTGCACAAGATGTTGAAAAAGGTCTCAAAGAGAGCTTTGGAGAACTTGAAGTAGAAGTGATGAACCATGAAGAGGTAGGGTGTGAAAAACACATTCACTACTCTGAGCACATGGCATGTTTTGATTGTAAGATCTCATTTGAACCTCTTGAACCTCTTAGCTTCTCATTTAATTCACCTAAAGGGGCGTGTCCTTCATGTGATGGATTAGGGATAAGATACGCTTTGGATATGAAAAAAATCATCAATGAAGAGCTCAGCATCGAAGATGGTGCAGTACGAATTATCTATGGCTTTAACAAAGGCTATTACTTTAAAATGATGAAAGCCTTCTGTGAAGCCGCCAACATTGACACCAACGTAAAGTTTGGCGATTTAAAAGAGCATGAGAAAAAAGCGATTTTACATGGTGGTGTAGAAGAAGCCAAATTCAGCTGGAAACGACACAATCTCTCTCGAAAATGGGAAGGGATTGTCAAAATTGCTTATGACATGATTAAAGAGGAAAAAGACCTTGCTGAGTATATGACAGAAAAAACCTGCTCTGATTGTGGGGGAAATCGTCTTAAACCCTCTTCTCAAGCGGTGAAAGTGGCTCAAAAAACCCTACCTGAGATTATTTCACTTCCTATTGAAGATTCGCATGCATTTTTTCAAAATGAGAAAAACTTTGCTTACTTAAGTGAGCAAAATCAGATGATTTCAGCGCCCATTTTAAAAGAGATTAAAGAGAGAATCTTCTTCTTACATGATGTGGGATTAGGCTACATCACTTTAGGTCGAGATGCACGAACCATTTCTGGTGGAGAAGCCCAACGTATTCGTGTGGCGTCACAAATTGGTTCAGGTTTGACAGGAGTCATGTATGTATTGGATGAACCTTCTATTGGTTTGCATGAACGAGATACAAACAAACTGATTAAAACACTCAAAGCCCTACAAGAAAAAGGAAATACGGTTATTGTCGTAGAACACGACAAAGAGACCATTGAAGCAGCTGATTTTATTGTAGACATTGGACCAGAAGCGGGGAAATTTGGTGGAGAAATTGTGTTTGCAGGCACTTTGGCAAAAATGCATAAAGCCAAGACGTTAACGGCACAATATATGACGGGTAAAAAAAAGATTGACTACTACTATGAGCGACCACAAGAGGAGTTCATAGAAATCCAAGATGTCAATATTAACAACATCAAAAACTTAAATGTGCAAATTCCACTTAAAAACCTTGTGGCAATTACGGGTGTAAGTGGAAGTGGTAAAAGTTCATTGATTCTACAAACTTTACTTCCTGTTGCCAAAGAACTTCTTAATCATGCAAAAAAAGTGAAAAAAGTCGATGGTGTGAGCATTGAAGGATTAGAAAAACTTGATAAAGTCATCTATTTAGATCAAAGCCCTATTGGACGAACACCTCGAAGTAACCCAGCAACGTATACAGGGCTTATGGATGAAATACGAACACTCTTTACAAAAACCAAAGAGGCACAACTTCGAGGTTATGCAATCGGACGATTTTCTTTTAACGTAAAAGGTGGGCGATGTGAGAAGTGTCAAGGGGAAGGTGAAATCAAAATTGAAATGCACTTCTTACCCGATATCATGGTCAAATGTGATGATTGTCATGGTCAACGATACAATGCGCAAACACTGGAGATTTTATACAAAGGCAAAAGCATTGCCGATGTATTAGCCATGAGTGTCAGTGAAGCATTGGAGTTCTTTGCAAAAGTGCCAAAAATCAAAGCCAAACTGCAAACACTCAACGACGTAGGTCTTGGGTACATCACCTTAGGACAAAATGCTGTGACACTCTCAGGTGGAGAAGCGCAACGAATTAAACTCTCCAAAGAACTCAGCAAAAAAGATACAGGAAACACACTGTATGTTCTGGATGAACCAACCACCGGTCTTCATTTTGCCGATGTTGACAGACTGACAAAAGTACTACACCATTTAGTTGATTTAGGTAACTCTGTATTGGTAATTGAACACAACATGGACATCATTAAAAATGCAGACTGGATCATTGACATGGGTCCAGAAGGTGGAAGCAAAGGGGGTCTGCTTGTAGATGAAGGAACTCCTGCACAATTAGCGGCCAACCATAAAAAGAGTGGTTCATACACAGGCTATTATTTAGAAAAAGAGATTAAAGAACTCAAACGATGA
- the speA gene encoding biosynthetic arginine decarboxylase → MENYGIDIWGEDNFIIENGMVKLNHASKPALINIVKDIRAQDYKGPLLLRFPHLTQKQIEKLYNLYDNAIEDYHYNGKFHAVFPLKVNQLPNFLHPLIEAGEKYKYGLEAGSKAELFIAMTYNKNNAPITVNGFKDKEMIHLGFIAKKMGHNITLIIEGLNELETILEVKKETNLPCPNIGLRVRLFNQGGGVWAKSGGIDSKFGLSSTEILEAYEMLEKNNLKEQLTMIHFHIGSAMTSIKPLKKALKESGHIYAELKNLGAENLKAINIGGGLAIEYSQFKKSINYSMQEFANDVIFTLKNIALQKNVDEPDIYTESGRFIAANSTVLITPVLELFSAEYEEEHLRLKDNNPPLIEELNSLFNDINSKVALEYMHDSIDHLESLLKLFDLGYIDLEDRSNAEILTHMIIKKAISLLEVDDYDELKRIDNKIQEKYLLNFSIFQSLPDFWGIDQEFPVMPITHLNKKPTRSASLWDITCDSDGEVPFNPRKPLYLHDVNLDKEEYFLGFFLVGAYQDILGMKHNLFSHPTEINIVFENKKMKLEKICESQKIIDILDDIDYDTNEIMSILKEKVNEHDFKTLEQYLNDNNYLKTTWS, encoded by the coding sequence TTGGAAAATTACGGTATAGACATCTGGGGTGAAGATAATTTCATTATTGAAAATGGTATGGTTAAACTCAATCATGCCTCTAAACCAGCACTTATTAACATTGTCAAAGATATCAGAGCGCAAGACTATAAAGGGCCATTGCTTTTAAGATTTCCACACTTAACTCAAAAGCAAATAGAGAAACTCTACAACTTATATGATAATGCCATTGAAGATTATCATTATAATGGAAAGTTTCATGCTGTTTTCCCTCTAAAAGTGAATCAACTTCCAAACTTTTTACACCCATTGATTGAAGCAGGTGAGAAGTATAAGTATGGTTTAGAAGCAGGAAGTAAAGCCGAGCTTTTTATTGCCATGACCTATAACAAAAACAATGCCCCTATTACTGTCAATGGATTTAAAGATAAAGAGATGATTCATCTTGGATTCATTGCTAAAAAAATGGGACACAATATCACGCTGATTATTGAAGGGCTTAATGAACTTGAAACCATTTTAGAAGTCAAAAAAGAGACCAATCTTCCTTGCCCCAATATTGGTCTAAGAGTACGTCTGTTTAACCAAGGTGGTGGCGTATGGGCAAAAAGTGGAGGTATTGATTCAAAATTTGGTTTAAGCTCAACAGAGATTTTAGAAGCGTATGAAATGCTTGAAAAGAATAACTTAAAAGAGCAACTGACAATGATTCACTTCCATATTGGTTCAGCCATGACGAGCATCAAACCTCTTAAAAAAGCACTTAAGGAGTCAGGACATATTTATGCTGAACTTAAAAACTTGGGAGCTGAAAATTTAAAAGCAATTAACATTGGTGGAGGATTGGCCATTGAGTACTCTCAATTTAAAAAGAGCATCAACTACTCCATGCAAGAGTTTGCCAATGATGTAATCTTTACACTTAAGAACATTGCTTTACAAAAAAATGTTGATGAACCTGATATTTACACTGAATCGGGTCGATTTATTGCAGCCAATTCGACGGTATTAATCACACCTGTGTTGGAGCTTTTCTCTGCTGAATATGAAGAGGAACATTTACGACTCAAAGATAATAACCCACCATTGATTGAAGAGTTAAACTCATTGTTTAATGACATCAATTCAAAAGTAGCATTAGAGTACATGCACGACTCAATTGACCACTTAGAGTCACTGCTAAAACTCTTTGACTTGGGTTATATTGATTTAGAAGACCGTTCAAATGCAGAGATTTTAACGCACATGATTATTAAAAAAGCCATTTCACTTCTTGAAGTGGATGATTATGATGAGTTAAAACGCATCGATAATAAAATTCAAGAAAAATACCTCTTAAACTTCTCAATTTTTCAATCTCTGCCAGACTTTTGGGGAATTGACCAAGAGTTCCCAGTCATGCCAATTACACACCTAAACAAAAAACCAACACGAAGTGCAAGTCTTTGGGATATCACTTGTGACAGTGATGGAGAGGTACCTTTTAATCCAAGAAAACCGCTTTATCTGCACGATGTTAACCTTGATAAAGAGGAGTACTTCTTAGGTTTCTTTTTAGTGGGAGCATATCAAGATATTTTAGGGATGAAACACAATCTTTTCTCTCATCCAACTGAAATCAATATCGTTTTTGAAAACAAAAAAATGAAATTAGAAAAAATTTGTGAATCTCAAAAAATCATCGATATTTTAGATGACATTGATTACGACACGAATGAAATCATGTCTATATTAAAAGAGAAAGTCAATGAACATGACTTTAAGACCTTAGAGCAATATCTCAATGACAATAATTATTTAAAAACAACTTGGAGTTAA
- a CDS encoding sulfite exporter TauE/SafE family protein produces MIIELIFFGTLTGFISGFFGVGGGMVLVPLLLFIGFSMKESVSISVMQMVFSSIFGSFLNFKNKLLQFKDGLVVGIGGFIGGFQSGLILKLVSNETLQYLFIAVMVFAIYKVGFVKVIEHNSAVKSHHPLILFCIGLIIGMIAMSIGVGGSIMLTPILVGFMFYNIKEATSLALFFIIFSSLAGFISQSVNGHMLYFEGAVVGLASLIGVYFGIKLKAKTNIKSYKTYTVIMYSLILVAMIYKTFVLQ; encoded by the coding sequence ATGATTATTGAACTTATATTTTTTGGAACCCTTACAGGGTTTATCTCTGGTTTCTTTGGTGTAGGTGGGGGAATGGTTTTAGTACCCCTGCTTCTTTTTATTGGTTTTTCGATGAAAGAATCGGTCTCTATTTCTGTGATGCAGATGGTTTTTAGCTCCATCTTTGGTTCATTTTTAAATTTCAAAAACAAACTCTTACAATTCAAAGATGGGTTAGTTGTAGGGATTGGTGGTTTTATTGGAGGATTTCAAAGTGGTCTGATTTTAAAACTTGTCTCTAATGAAACGCTTCAATACCTTTTTATTGCAGTGATGGTATTTGCCATTTATAAAGTTGGATTTGTCAAAGTCATTGAACACAACAGTGCAGTAAAATCTCACCATCCTTTGATTCTGTTTTGCATTGGTTTGATTATTGGAATGATTGCCATGAGTATTGGAGTGGGTGGTTCAATCATGTTAACCCCAATTTTAGTGGGATTCATGTTTTATAATATTAAAGAAGCCACTTCTCTGGCACTGTTTTTTATTATATTCAGTTCATTAGCAGGTTTTATATCACAATCAGTCAATGGGCACATGCTTTATTTTGAAGGTGCAGTTGTAGGATTGGCATCATTAATTGGTGTCTATTTTGGCATAAAACTCAAAGCAAAAACCAATATCAAATCCTATAAAACCTATACGGTTATTATGTATTCATTGATTTTAGTAGCGATGATTTATAAAACATTTGTTTTGCAATAG
- the tmk gene encoding dTMP kinase, whose protein sequence is MYVVIEGVDTAGKSTQLSILQKNHADAIFTKEPGGTKLGVKLREMALGGEAQSKMAEMFLFLADRSEHIEEVIKPNQDKMVISDRSVISGIAYANSLPLEVVTSLNLIATSNTLPTHAILLELSKEELKNRLSQKEHDSIESRGIEYLLDIQDRMKKTMELLNINHIYIDASESIETIAKQIEDFINE, encoded by the coding sequence ATGTATGTCGTAATTGAAGGAGTAGATACTGCAGGGAAATCAACACAGCTGAGTATTTTACAGAAAAACCATGCTGATGCTATTTTCACCAAGGAACCCGGTGGAACCAAACTTGGAGTGAAACTTCGAGAGATGGCTTTGGGCGGAGAAGCTCAATCAAAAATGGCTGAGATGTTTCTGTTTCTTGCTGATCGATCTGAGCATATTGAAGAGGTCATCAAACCCAATCAAGACAAAATGGTCATCAGTGATAGAAGTGTTATCAGCGGAATAGCATATGCAAACAGTTTACCACTTGAAGTGGTAACGAGTTTAAACTTAATTGCTACAAGCAATACTTTACCAACACATGCTATTTTGCTGGAATTAAGCAAAGAGGAGTTAAAAAACCGTCTGAGTCAAAAAGAGCATGACAGCATTGAATCACGAGGGATTGAGTATCTTTTAGATATTCAAGACAGAATGAAAAAAACAATGGAACTTTTAAACATAAATCATATTTATATTGATGCCAGTGAAAGCATCGAAACCATTGCAAAACAAATTGAGGATTTTATTAATGAGTAA
- a CDS encoding methyl-accepting chemotaxis protein, whose translation MKLLHNLSVKAKLRIFSIISVAGFIILIAMMLFMFNSTNAYKSVGNQLLTIKNRVTQLSMNIESYFLTKNLQEYQTSYKQLNQSLNEVTNQMLELDIESDQLKQTQAQIESLNTFFLDIVHDKEQVELYLKQMLENKNAINKIFEKNYDYKLLQFMMKMELYEKNFLINKEIDLDELNVLQIKMRRSIRDSINFTTNKPLQQVIIKALLEYKNLLSNIVELEKSIGKDFNEGKLKNMSELIKSVQHMVTQTTEHIDEHMDEQISLLITVLVTISVVMIAFELMLAFLMFDSISKSLASVKNGLNDFFDFINYKKEHIHKIKVKTKDEFYEMAQEINKNIDTSMKTFENNKEIIHQTNDIIHKISNGFFAYNINFDEIISPDMKQLVASINTMIEQTKNKFNIIITSLENYGEYNFNYQVQQAGLKERLNGDFGSLVASTKLIGNNISEFLAMIMNTGDQLHIDTQKLNETVEKLSSSSENQTLALKNSVQTLQEITQTINKNRENSQQMSNLAQNVSHSASTGYQLATQTATAMNEITNEVSSINEAIEVIDKIAFQTNILSLNAAVEAATAGEAGKGFAVVAQEVRNLATRAADAAKEIKELVEKATQKTQSGKIIAQNMIEGYNDLSAKINDTTALVQELEHSSKIQQQGISKINDDVNILEESVTINNKNAQDISTLSSGITKLSKSLFDAASKSNYNTDVREQVCDVQLVYKTAQLKNDIIKFKNESFTALKLYKNSTLKKPHETSLGLWIKEQEQNKQTFITSNVWKELKKLNTQYNEAVQAYVTHSASKADNDKLIELSSNIEFLTIHIFDKLNEIKVVNCK comes from the coding sequence ATGAAATTACTACATAATCTTAGCGTAAAAGCTAAACTTCGAATATTTTCAATTATTTCAGTCGCTGGTTTTATTATTTTAATTGCAATGATGCTTTTTATGTTTAACTCAACCAATGCGTATAAATCTGTAGGAAACCAACTTTTGACCATTAAAAACCGAGTCACTCAACTGAGTATGAACATAGAGAGTTACTTCTTAACAAAAAACCTTCAAGAGTATCAAACTTCCTATAAACAACTCAATCAATCACTCAATGAAGTGACCAATCAAATGCTTGAACTGGATATTGAGAGTGACCAATTAAAACAGACACAAGCACAAATTGAAAGTCTTAATACCTTTTTTTTAGATATTGTCCATGATAAAGAGCAAGTAGAACTCTATTTAAAACAGATGTTAGAAAATAAAAATGCCATCAATAAAATTTTTGAAAAAAATTATGACTATAAACTGTTACAATTTATGATGAAAATGGAGCTGTATGAGAAAAACTTTTTAATCAATAAAGAGATTGATTTAGATGAACTCAATGTACTTCAAATAAAAATGCGTCGATCCATTCGAGATTCCATTAACTTTACAACCAATAAGCCCCTACAACAAGTCATCATCAAAGCATTATTAGAGTATAAAAATCTTCTTTCAAATATTGTTGAACTTGAAAAGAGCATTGGTAAAGACTTCAACGAAGGAAAACTTAAAAACATGAGTGAACTCATTAAGAGTGTTCAACACATGGTCACACAAACCACTGAACATATTGATGAACACATGGACGAACAAATATCTCTGCTTATTACCGTGTTGGTAACGATTTCCGTTGTGATGATTGCGTTTGAATTAATGCTGGCTTTTTTAATGTTTGACAGCATCAGTAAATCTCTTGCCAGTGTTAAAAATGGTTTAAATGATTTTTTTGATTTTATCAATTATAAAAAAGAGCATATTCACAAAATCAAAGTTAAAACCAAAGATGAATTTTATGAGATGGCACAAGAAATCAATAAAAACATCGATACCAGTATGAAGACCTTTGAAAATAACAAAGAAATCATTCATCAAACCAATGATATCATTCACAAAATCTCCAATGGTTTCTTTGCTTATAATATCAACTTTGATGAGATTATTTCACCCGATATGAAACAACTGGTCGCTTCTATTAATACCATGATTGAGCAAACCAAAAATAAGTTTAATATCATCATCACATCTTTAGAAAATTATGGGGAATACAACTTTAACTATCAAGTGCAACAAGCAGGTTTAAAAGAGCGACTCAATGGAGACTTTGGTTCACTGGTTGCCAGTACCAAACTCATTGGAAATAATATCTCAGAATTTTTAGCCATGATTATGAACACAGGAGATCAACTCCATATTGATACCCAAAAACTGAATGAAACCGTTGAAAAACTGAGTTCAAGTTCAGAAAACCAAACCTTGGCACTTAAAAACAGTGTTCAAACACTGCAAGAGATCACGCAAACAATAAATAAAAACAGAGAAAACTCTCAACAAATGAGCAATTTGGCTCAAAACGTATCGCACTCAGCCTCAACAGGTTATCAACTGGCGACTCAAACAGCAACGGCAATGAATGAAATCACCAATGAAGTGAGCTCCATCAATGAAGCCATTGAAGTCATTGACAAGATTGCCTTTCAAACGAATATTCTCTCGCTTAATGCAGCAGTCGAAGCTGCCACAGCAGGAGAAGCAGGCAAAGGTTTTGCTGTGGTGGCACAAGAGGTTCGTAACTTAGCCACCAGAGCTGCAGATGCAGCCAAAGAGATTAAAGAGTTGGTAGAAAAAGCAACGCAAAAAACACAGTCTGGAAAAATCATTGCTCAAAATATGATTGAAGGGTATAACGATTTAAGTGCCAAAATCAATGACACCACCGCCTTGGTTCAAGAGCTTGAACACTCTTCAAAAATCCAACAGCAAGGTATCAGCAAAATCAATGATGATGTGAATATTTTAGAAGAGAGTGTCACCATCAACAATAAAAATGCGCAAGACATCAGCACCCTCTCTTCAGGCATCACCAAGCTTTCCAAAAGTCTCTTTGATGCAGCTTCTAAATCCAACTACAACACTGATGTTCGAGAACAAGTTTGTGATGTGCAATTGGTTTATAAAACAGCCCAACTTAAAAATGACATTATTAAATTTAAAAATGAGAGTTTTACAGCATTAAAACTCTATAAAAACAGTACACTTAAAAAACCCCATGAAACCTCACTGGGACTTTGGATAAAAGAACAAGAACAAAACAAGCAAACATTCATTACATCCAATGTTTGGAAAGAACTTAAAAAACTCAATACACAATACAATGAAGCAGTACAGGCCTATGTAACCCACAGTGCATCGAAAGCAGACAACGACAAACTCATTGAACTCTCATCAAACATTGAGTTTCTCACCATTCATATTTTTGATAAACTTAATGAAATTAAAGTGGTCAACTGCAAATAA
- the hisS gene encoding histidine--tRNA ligase — MSNIQSLRGMKDILNSESELFTYFIKHASQIAQNHGYSYIETPILEETALFKRSVGESSDIVNKEMYQFIDKGENDVCLRPEGTAGVVRSFIQNKLDRAGGTHRYYYYGSMFRYERPQKGRLRQFHQFGCESFGVDSIYEDANVIIMIKQILDFCGIKFKLQLNSLGCKECMPPYREKLVQHLNNIRTELCEDCNRRIETNPIRVLDCKNEKCKTLLVDAPKITHNLCENCDTNFEKLKTILTANGIEFEIDTNLVRGLDYYTQTAFEFVSDEIGAQSAIAGGGRYDRLVEFLGGRATPAVGFAIGIERIWELIKMKANQNEHYYFGALDESCMDKLFEVASNKRLSTQCSVEYTPRGFNKHFKQAEKINATHVAIMGEDELKNSTIYVKNLLSKEEKTISIKDL; from the coding sequence ATGAGTAATATTCAAAGCCTTCGAGGCATGAAAGATATTTTAAACAGTGAAAGTGAACTTTTTACATACTTTATTAAGCACGCTTCACAAATAGCACAAAATCATGGTTACAGCTATATAGAAACTCCTATTTTAGAAGAGACTGCTTTGTTTAAACGAAGTGTGGGTGAAAGCAGTGATATTGTCAATAAAGAGATGTATCAATTCATTGACAAAGGTGAAAATGATGTCTGTTTACGTCCTGAAGGAACTGCGGGGGTTGTAAGAAGTTTTATTCAAAATAAGCTTGATAGAGCAGGAGGAACGCACCGATACTACTACTACGGTTCAATGTTTCGATACGAACGCCCTCAAAAAGGACGATTAAGACAGTTTCACCAATTTGGATGTGAATCATTTGGTGTGGATTCGATTTATGAAGATGCCAATGTCATTATTATGATTAAACAAATACTTGATTTTTGTGGCATTAAGTTTAAACTGCAACTCAACTCTTTAGGATGTAAAGAGTGTATGCCACCTTACAGAGAAAAGTTAGTGCAACACTTAAACAACATACGAACCGAACTGTGTGAAGATTGTAATCGAAGAATTGAGACCAATCCTATTCGTGTATTGGACTGTAAAAATGAGAAGTGTAAAACACTTTTAGTAGATGCTCCTAAAATCACACACAATCTGTGTGAAAACTGTGATACCAACTTTGAAAAACTCAAAACCATTTTAACTGCCAATGGCATTGAGTTTGAAATAGATACCAACTTAGTGCGTGGATTGGATTATTATACGCAAACAGCCTTTGAGTTTGTCAGTGACGAAATTGGTGCACAAAGTGCCATTGCTGGGGGTGGACGATATGATCGTTTGGTTGAGTTCTTGGGAGGCCGGGCAACTCCTGCGGTGGGATTTGCCATAGGAATTGAACGAATTTGGGAACTCATTAAAATGAAAGCAAACCAAAATGAGCACTACTATTTTGGTGCTTTGGATGAGAGTTGTATGGACAAACTGTTTGAAGTTGCTAGTAATAAACGTCTTTCAACACAATGCAGTGTTGAGTACACACCACGTGGGTTTAACAAACACTTTAAACAAGCAGAAAAAATCAATGCAACGCATGTAGCAATCATGGGAGAAGATGAACTGAAAAACAGTACCATCTATGTAAAAAACCTCTTAAGCAAAGAGGAAAAAACGATTTCAATTAAGGATTTATAA
- a CDS encoding DUF309 domain-containing protein, producing the protein MSDIERFIQAVQNEEFAPAHEMLEHDWLEYKKTYRANDDQTAYKKAKALQGLINGTTALALYKKGKIQSYEKVWSTFLKYEHYLNEITLPQHNYFLQAQKLLHIKNKNITS; encoded by the coding sequence ATGAGTGATATCGAACGCTTCATCCAAGCAGTGCAAAACGAAGAGTTTGCACCTGCCCATGAGATGTTAGAGCATGATTGGCTTGAGTATAAAAAAACATATCGAGCCAATGATGATCAAACCGCGTATAAAAAAGCCAAAGCCCTACAAGGTTTAATCAACGGTACAACGGCTCTGGCATTATATAAAAAAGGGAAAATTCAAAGTTATGAAAAAGTGTGGAGTACTTTTTTAAAATATGAACACTATTTGAATGAAATCACCCTTCCCCAGCATAATTATTTTTTACAGGCACAAAAATTATTACACATCAAAAATAAAAATATCACATCCTAA
- the cysE gene encoding serine O-acetyltransferase, whose amino-acid sequence MYDDTQHEPLSLWKQIKEDFMVPKLNDPALDSGLELFFNYPGVWAIINYRIAHKLYCKNWKRLARIISGFSQFFTNMDIHPACTIGRRVFIDHGIGVVIGATAIIEDDVLIYQGVTLGGVSLNKGKRHPTIKSNSVIGSGAKVLGNITIGKNAKIGANSVVICDVPKNCTAVGVPAKIIKRENKDERLNHADLPDINKEMFEYLLKRVAVLEHAIKQHDDIDLSNEDKELECIYKKFISAMNSIKH is encoded by the coding sequence ATGTACGATGATACCCAACACGAACCACTCTCTTTATGGAAACAAATAAAAGAGGATTTCATGGTTCCAAAACTAAACGACCCAGCTTTGGACTCTGGTTTGGAACTTTTTTTTAACTATCCAGGTGTATGGGCGATCATCAACTATAGAATTGCTCACAAACTCTATTGCAAAAATTGGAAAAGATTGGCACGAATCATCAGTGGATTCTCACAATTTTTTACCAACATGGACATTCACCCTGCGTGTACGATTGGACGTCGAGTCTTTATTGACCACGGAATTGGAGTGGTTATTGGAGCAACAGCGATTATTGAAGATGATGTACTCATTTACCAAGGAGTAACTTTAGGTGGAGTCAGTTTGAACAAAGGGAAACGACACCCAACGATTAAATCCAACTCCGTTATTGGAAGTGGTGCAAAAGTGTTAGGAAACATCACCATTGGTAAAAATGCCAAAATCGGTGCCAATTCTGTTGTAATTTGTGATGTACCTAAAAACTGTACAGCAGTAGGTGTGCCTGCAAAAATCATCAAACGTGAAAATAAAGATGAACGACTCAACCATGCAGATTTACCCGATATCAATAAAGAGATGTTTGAATATCTGCTCAAACGCGTTGCAGTGTTAGAACATGCAATCAAACAACACGATGATATTGATTTAAGCAATGAAGACAAAGAGTTAGAGTGCATCTATAAAAAATTTATATCTGCAATGAACTCTATTAAACACTGA